The DNA sequence CCCCAGTCCTGGGATTCATGGTCTGTATTCAACGAACGGAATCCCGAACTTTCAGCAGAAGAAATTGCCAGTTTCGGCCCAGCCTGGCAAAAACGTTTCGAATCCGGTCGTTACACAACGGATGTTACCTCTACCGGAAGTCTGTCCATGGCATTTCTGCTCGTGGATAAAATCAGCAGGGACTTCAGCGTGGATAAAAAGCGCATCTATGTGATGGGGCACTCGATGGGCGGTGCGGGTTCCTGGAACGCCTTGTGGGAAGCTCCGGAACGCTTCGCTGCAGCAATTCCCACCGCGGGTGGCCTCCCTCCCTGGAAAGATAAAACTCGCTTCAAAGACGTTCCCATTTGGACGTTCCACGGCGATGTGGATCCTACTGTTCCCTTTAGTTTCTCCCAGGAGATATTTGATTCCATGAAGGCCGCCGGAGGAAACTTGAAATTTACCGTGCTCAAGGACGTGAAACACAACGCGAGCGACTATGCCTTTTACTACAAAGGCGATGAAGCGGAAAAAGGATTTATCACCCACACTTCCAGCGATCGCTGCGACCCTACACCAGACGTTTGGGATTGGCTGTTCAGGCAAAAACTCAAATAGCGTCCTGTAAAAACTAACGCGGCTCGTAGCCGCCGACCCAGATGGGACTCGACCAGGCCATAGCGTCGTTGGCTTGCACGACACGGACGTAATAATACTCGCCCTGCAGGTTACTCTGATCTTTTAACTCGAAACTGACATCGGTCTCGCCCTTGTTGATGACCCGGCGCAGGGTAACCCGATCGCGATACACATCCAGAGGTATTGCTTTTACGGTCTGTCCTCGTTGAAGATCCTTGAAAGCCAAATCAACCTTCGCAGGCCGAATCCTCGCTGGCTGACGAAACCGAGGTGGACTACCCGTCTCGGTAGTCGCATTAAAATCAAAATGAATGCGCGTATCCTCGCTCACATTTTTAAGTCGCACTTTGATCGAGCTGGTATCTCCCCTCGTACCTGTTTCGAAAAGAAGTGCGTTCGCGTTCCTTGGATCCCTACTCAAGCTACTCACTTCAGGATGCAGAAAATCAGTCCCTTCGAAGGCCAGAATTTCGGCACCCGATATTTCCAAACGTCCGCCCCACCCGCGTGTTCCACGAGGATTATCCTGTGCGTGCATGGGAAACGATTCACTTGAAAAAGTGATATAGAAATCTTCCTCATCTGCATAGTCACCGGATTCAATCGTCAGGTAATCCTTATGCCAAATCTCCTCATCGTTTTTTATTACGGTGATCGATCCAATGGGTGCGGTTCCTATCACTCTACCTTTGATCGTTCGATCCTCCGAAAAAGGAATACGCTTTCCCATCCCCACACCATTGATTGAAACATCGAGAATAATTTTGTCTCCGCTTGTCGCATAGGCCTGTAACGATTTCATGGCGTCGAAAATCCCGTCCCTGGTATTCTCCTCAGCCAACACAGCAGCAAGGCCGCCTCGTTGGGAATGGTAACTCTCGGAAGGAGCGGTGTATCCAGGTTGACTCAAATGATCGTCACTGGCAGCAATAAAGCCAACCTCGTGCCCATGATTTAAGTACATGCGACCGAACCATTCGAAGGTGCCATGCTTGGACATGATCTCTACGAGAGTCACTAATTCAGGATCGCTCTGACGATAGTCACCTGCCTGATGTGCGTGAGGAATTACCAATACGTCTTCCATCAGAAAGTTTGTTCTTAATCCTTGAAACAGACTGGATAAAGTTGGGTAGATTTGATTGGGAAGGCGAAAGTTATTTTCCAAGTCGCGAAAGAGGACATTGTGATGTCCTCCCCACTGGTTTTGGGTGGTCCATTCATATCCTAGATAGGCCGTGAACCTTCCCGGCTCAGAATAGTCGGTTACATTGCTGACCAACTCTTCCCATTCGCTGTCGTCCATCCAGATGTCGTGCTCCGAGTGCGTCACGAAATCGAGACGCGCATCTTCCTTTGCCCATTCCATAAAATGATCGGGAGTTCCAATTCCTTCGGCAAAACCGGAATGACCATGCGTGTCACCCCAATAGACTTTCCGGGCAGTCCGGGACACCAGGACCGGATTTCCATTTCCGGAAATGGAACCATCGTCTGAAACAACCGAAATCTGATACGATCCTTCTTCTTCAAACGTCAGACCTTTAATGACCGTTATCGCCTGACTCGATTTTTGAGTCGTCACCCAAGGCTTTCCATTTGCGTAAACTTTGAACCCGGGAATGGCACCCTTAGCCCGGTTATAAAACCTATCCTGTGCACGGACAGATATATCAAATGTTTCTCCAGGTCTGACAACGGACGGGGAAAAAACATGCACACCTGCCAATTCTGTCCCTGAGACTCGAATTGGCTGGATCGGCAATGCATAGGTATGATCACTGCCATCAAAATCAACATACAAAGGAACCGGAAGAAAGTCGGTGGACGCAGACCCCATCAGCCAACCTCGGCTACCTCCCGATTTATCTCCATAAGTAATCGTTACCACATCGCCTGAATTTAGCGTTCCTTTTTCAATTCGATAAATCCGGGCCGGTGCCGCACCTCGAAAACCTCCATGCATCCCGCTCACCGGAATGCCGTCTGCCCGAAATTCGACTGAAGCATTACTGCTTGTTATCGTCATATAATTATCTCCAGCCGGATCCTCATCCTGGTATTGCCCATAGCCAGGCATGAAATGACGCGCCACCAGAATACCACCACCCCTCACAATGGGTTTGGATCCAACGGTGTATCTTTGAACCACCGTTACAAACGTCCGCGCTTCAAAAGGACCCAAATCAGCGGTGAGCGTGCCCAAGGCATTCGGCTCTTCATCCAAAAGCGTGAGTTCTTTAATGTAAAAATCGATACCTTGTCCGTTCCGTCGAGTAGGAGGGTCGGGAAGCACCGGACGCACCGCAGTTGTCAGATTCACCGGAAGAGAACCGCCTGATAGTGCAAAGGCGTTGGCCCAATCCCAGAGGACCTTGGCGCGTCCGGAGTAATTGTTTGGATTAGTAGGAGCATTTTGGAATGATTGCTTTAATTGTTCCACATGTTGCCGAAGCTCAGGCGACAAATAGTCAGCTTGCTGTGCAATTGCACTTTGAAAGAAGCATACGAAACAAACACAGCCAATTATCATCAGGGGTTGCCTAAAATCACTTTGCATTTCGAGATACTTGTTAGGGGTGAGAGAATATTTTAATAAATTAGGACTAGTTTTCCAACCACCGCATGAGCTCCGGGTCGTTCAAAGCAGTATCAGCGGTTTTGATTAGTAACTGTTTCAGCTTACCAGAAAGATCCAAAGCTATTTCGCGTTGGCGACTGTAAAAATTTATCAGCTCATCCGGATCTTTATCTAAGTCGATCAACCACGGTGGTTCACTTTTGGAGATGACCAATTTATAGCGATAGTCGATCGCCGCTAACCAATAAGGGGGCGGCCCCAATGGACCCATCACACCACGAAGATAAACGACCTCT is a window from the Verrucomicrobiota bacterium genome containing:
- a CDS encoding alpha/beta hydrolase-fold protein, which produces MNSLVKFIVPLLLSQSFLSAQNETRNKGAGIAPEVLNVYEAHTFEGMPYRFLLPENYNPKKKYPLILNLHGRGGIGDDNETQMRNWTEVFADKAWRKKYPCIVVAPQSWDSWSVFNERNPELSAEEIASFGPAWQKRFESGRYTTDVTSTGSLSMAFLLVDKISRDFSVDKKRIYVMGHSMGGAGSWNALWEAPERFAAAIPTAGGLPPWKDKTRFKDVPIWTFHGDVDPTVPFSFSQEIFDSMKAAGGNLKFTVLKDVKHNASDYAFYYKGDEAEKGFITHTSSDRCDPTPDVWDWLFRQKLK
- a CDS encoding DUF3604 domain-containing protein, whose protein sequence is MIIGCVCFVCFFQSAIAQQADYLSPELRQHVEQLKQSFQNAPTNPNNYSGRAKVLWDWANAFALSGGSLPVNLTTAVRPVLPDPPTRRNGQGIDFYIKELTLLDEEPNALGTLTADLGPFEARTFVTVVQRYTVGSKPIVRGGGILVARHFMPGYGQYQDEDPAGDNYMTITSSNASVEFRADGIPVSGMHGGFRGAAPARIYRIEKGTLNSGDVVTITYGDKSGGSRGWLMGSASTDFLPVPLYVDFDGSDHTYALPIQPIRVSGTELAGVHVFSPSVVRPGETFDISVRAQDRFYNRAKGAIPGFKVYANGKPWVTTQKSSQAITVIKGLTFEEEGSYQISVVSDDGSISGNGNPVLVSRTARKVYWGDTHGHSGFAEGIGTPDHFMEWAKEDARLDFVTHSEHDIWMDDSEWEELVSNVTDYSEPGRFTAYLGYEWTTQNQWGGHHNVLFRDLENNFRLPNQIYPTLSSLFQGLRTNFLMEDVLVIPHAHQAGDYRQSDPELVTLVEIMSKHGTFEWFGRMYLNHGHEVGFIAASDDHLSQPGYTAPSESYHSQRGGLAAVLAEENTRDGIFDAMKSLQAYATSGDKIILDVSINGVGMGKRIPFSEDRTIKGRVIGTAPIGSITVIKNDEEIWHKDYLTIESGDYADEEDFYITFSSESFPMHAQDNPRGTRGWGGRLEISGAEILAFEGTDFLHPEVSSLSRDPRNANALLFETGTRGDTSSIKVRLKNVSEDTRIHFDFNATTETGSPPRFRQPARIRPAKVDLAFKDLQRGQTVKAIPLDVYRDRVTLRRVINKGETDVSFELKDQSNLQGEYYYVRVVQANDAMAWSSPIWVGGYEPR